The genomic window GCGAAAGATCGTCGCTGCGCAATTGCCGCACGCGCCGCGCGATGAGCAGCCGGTCGACCGCCTTCACGCCCAGGCCCGGCACGCGCAACAGCATGGCGCGCGGCGCCACATTGAGGTCCACCGGAAAGCGCTCGACATGCGCCAGCGCCCACGCCAGCTTGGGATCGACATCGAGCGCCAGCATGCCGCCTTGTGCTTTGGGCACGATCTCTTCGTGCGAAAACCCATAGAACCGCATCAACCAGTCGGCCTGATAGAGCCGGTGCTCACGCACCATCGGCGGCGACTTCAACGGCAGAGAAAACGAGGCATCCGGAATAGGGCTGAACGCCGAGTAGTACACCCGGCGCAAGCTGTAGGCGCCGTAGAGATTGGCGCTGGTCGACAGGATGGCGACGTCGTCGGCGGCGTCGGCACCGACGATCATTTGCGTGCTCTGGCCCGCGGGCGCGAAGCGGGGCGGCTTGGCGCGGCGGGGTGTGGCGTTTGGCATCGAGACGATCGAGGTGACACTGCTGTCGCGTGCCGCACCTTTGGCGTCGTCGATGTGGACGGCCAGCCGCGCCATCGATCTGCGGATCGCCGTGCCGTCTTTCTCCGGTGCCAGCAATGCCAGGCCCTGCAGCGTCGGCAGTTCGATGTTGATGCTGAGCCGATCGGCATAACGGCCCGCTCTTTGCAGCAGCTCTGGCGACGCGTCGGGAATGGTCTTCAGATGAATGTAGCCGCGAAAGTCGTGGTCTTCGCGCAGCACGCGCGCGACCTCGACGACCTGCTCCATCGTGTAGTCGGGGCTCTGGATGATGCCGCTGGAAAGGAACAGGCCTTCGATGCAATTGCGGCGATAGAAGTCGAGCGTCAAGGTCACCACTTCGTTTACCGAAAAGCGCGCGCGCTGCACGTTGCTCGTCACGCGATTGACGCAGTACAAACAGTCGTACGTGCAGAAGTTGGTGAGCAGAATCTTGAGCAGCGAGATGCATCGGCCGTCAGGTGCATAGCTGTGGCAAATGCCGGAACCTTCGGTCGAGCCGATGCCTTTGCCGCCGACCGAATTGCGCTTGCTGGTGCCGCTCGATGAACACGAGGCGTCGTACTTGGCGGCGTCGGCCAGCACAGCGAGTTTCTGTTGAATATCCACTGGATGAATCTACAGTGGTTATCGAATTCAATCCATACCGTTCGTCTCGTCCGCCTGCCTCAAGCGGCTTGTTTTGACGCGGCCAGCTTCTTCGCGTTGAGTTCCATCAGCAGATACAGCGCCCCGGCGATCGCAAGCGGCGCCCAGTAGTACATCGCCCGATAACAAAGCACTGCCGCGATCAATACGCTGTTGCCGAGCGGTGGCGAGAGCACGGCAATGAAGACCGCCTCGAGCACGCCGAGCCCGGCCGGTACACGCGACAGCAAGCCTGCCACGGCACCGATCAGCAACACGCCGAGCGCCATCGGAAAGCTCACCTTGCCGAGCAGCAGCACATACATGGTGGCGCCCATCACCGCCCAGTTGGCGCACGACATTGCCAGCTGCACCAGCGCGACGGGCAGCGCGGGCAATGCGATCTCGTGGTCGCGGATCGTCCACTCACGGCGTTTTGAAAACGCGCACAGCAGCAGGTACGCGAGCGCAATCAGCATCAGCACACCGCCGACCGCTCTCAACGCGGCCATCCCCAGATGCCATGTGTCCGGCAACTTGAGCGGCCAGAACAGAAAGGCCGTGCCCGCGAGCAGAAAGTAGCCGAGCCAGTTGGTCAGCATGCTGCTGCCGACGATGCGGGCGATGGTCGTCGGCTCGAGCCCTAGCCGCGAATACAAGCGAACGCGCATCCCCAGTGCACCGACCAGAGTTCCGAGGTTCAGGTTGAACGCATAACTTACGAAAGCGATGGCCATCACCGTTGCCGCCGGCAACTTGTGGCCGGTGTAGTGCCGGCCGACGAGATCGAAGGTGCTGTAGATCAGGTGACTCGACGCGGCCAGCGCGGCACCCAGCAGCAGCACGTGCAGCGGGTAGGCGCGCAGGGTCGTCATTACTTCCGACCAGTCGATGGACCGGGCCTGGACGACCAGCAGCGTGATGACGAAGGCCAGGAAGCCCAGCACCACGATGCGCTTGGCCCAAGGCCACCATGGCTTGCTCGTGATGTTGACGATCCATGATCGACGCGGAGGCATTGGCTGCGACCTGGTGGACCGGGCCGCGGCCGGGGTCATGCGGCTGTGTCCGTCTGCGTAGCGCCCGCCGTTGCGCTGCCGCTGCCTTGCGCACCGGACTCGACCCGTTGCAGGCGCGGCGCATGGCGCGGCAGCCAGCGAATCCACGCGGGATACCAGCGCAGCAGGTGAAAGATGAAGAAGCTGCGCACCAGCCGCCATCCGCTCCACTCGGTAAGTTCCGATGTCTTGATCTGCTTGCAGCTCAGTGCGATCAGCGTGTCGAGTCGGTCGGCCAACACGCCGTTGAACTCACGGTCACGCACGATCACGTTGGCTTCCAGGTTGAGCGACAGGCTCAGAGGATCGAGGTTGCTCGAGCCGACCGTGCTCCAGCGATCGTCCATCACGGCGACCTTGCCATGCAGCGGTCGCTCGCAGTATTCGTAGACCCGCACCCCGGCATTCAGCAGGTGGTGATACAGCATGCTGGCGGCGGTCTTGACGATTGGCATATCGGGCTCGCCCTGCAGGATGAGCTTTACATCGACACCGCGCCGAGCGGCGCGCCGCATCTCCTGGATCAGGAGGTAGCCGGGAAAGAAGTACGCGTTGGCAATCACGACACGCTGCCTGGCCGCGCGAATCGCGGTGCGGTAGTGGCGCTCGATGTCGTTGGTATGACGCCGGTTGTCCCGGCTGACGAAGAGCACATCGGCCGTACCTGATGGTTGCGCAATGGTGACGTCCACATGTTCTTTCGCGGCCCGAAGCCGCCGCCTGAACCAGCCCGCACCTTTGCCACCCACCGCGATGGCGTGCAGCACGAAGCGATGGATTTCCACGACGATCGGACCCGTCAGCTCGACCACATAGTCCTGCTTGGACTTGGGCCCGTGCGCGATCAGGTGATCGACCGCATAGTTGATGCCGCCGACGAAGGCGCGCGCCCTGTCGATGACGACGAGCTTTCTGTGCATGCGACGAAAGATGTTGAGTCGGTGCCCGAAGTACCGCTTGCCCGGATCGAAGACACGCACCCTGACGCCGACCGAGGTCAGCGACGCCATGTACTCCGGCGACAGATCGGGTGAGCCGAAGCCGTCGATCATCAGGTCGACCTTGACGCCTCGGCTGGCGGCCGACACCAGCGCGTCACGCAGCCCCAGGCCGACTTCATCTTCAAACAGGATGAAGGTCTCGATGATCACTTCTCGCTCGGCCTTGGCAATGAGCTCGAAGACGCGCGGAAAAAACTCCTCGCCGTTTTCCAGCAACGCGATAGTGTTGCCGGCGATCCAATGCGCGCTCATGGTTTGACCCCGATCGTTTACAGCGAGATGTCTGCGACCAGCGGCGCATGGTCGGACAAATGCGACCAGGGCTTGCGCGGCAACACGATGGGCGAATGCACGCCGGCATTGCGCACATAGATACGGTCCAGTTGCAACACGGGAAAGCGTGCCGGAAACGTGCGCGCGGCGCTGCCATTGGCCTGCACGAAGACTTCGTGCA from Variovorax sp. PAMC28562 includes these protein-coding regions:
- a CDS encoding putative DNA modification/repair radical SAM protein encodes the protein MDIQQKLAVLADAAKYDASCSSSGTSKRNSVGGKGIGSTEGSGICHSYAPDGRCISLLKILLTNFCTYDCLYCVNRVTSNVQRARFSVNEVVTLTLDFYRRNCIEGLFLSSGIIQSPDYTMEQVVEVARVLREDHDFRGYIHLKTIPDASPELLQRAGRYADRLSINIELPTLQGLALLAPEKDGTAIRRSMARLAVHIDDAKGAARDSSVTSIVSMPNATPRRAKPPRFAPAGQSTQMIVGADAADDVAILSTSANLYGAYSLRRVYYSAFSPIPDASFSLPLKSPPMVREHRLYQADWLMRFYGFSHEEIVPKAQGGMLALDVDPKLAWALAHVERFPVDLNVAPRAMLLRVPGLGVKAVDRLLIARRVRQLRSDDLSRLHVPLKKVMPFVVTADHRPDPTLTSHRLAAQLRPAHVQGSLFDA
- the clsB gene encoding cardiolipin synthase ClsB, with product MSAHWIAGNTIALLENGEEFFPRVFELIAKAEREVIIETFILFEDEVGLGLRDALVSAASRGVKVDLMIDGFGSPDLSPEYMASLTSVGVRVRVFDPGKRYFGHRLNIFRRMHRKLVVIDRARAFVGGINYAVDHLIAHGPKSKQDYVVELTGPIVVEIHRFVLHAIAVGGKGAGWFRRRLRAAKEHVDVTIAQPSGTADVLFVSRDNRRHTNDIERHYRTAIRAARQRVVIANAYFFPGYLLIQEMRRAARRGVDVKLILQGEPDMPIVKTAASMLYHHLLNAGVRVYEYCERPLHGKVAVMDDRWSTVGSSNLDPLSLSLNLEANVIVRDREFNGVLADRLDTLIALSCKQIKTSELTEWSGWRLVRSFFIFHLLRWYPAWIRWLPRHAPRLQRVESGAQGSGSATAGATQTDTAA
- a CDS encoding YbhN family protein; the protein is MPPRRSWIVNITSKPWWPWAKRIVVLGFLAFVITLLVVQARSIDWSEVMTTLRAYPLHVLLLGAALAASSHLIYSTFDLVGRHYTGHKLPAATVMAIAFVSYAFNLNLGTLVGALGMRVRLYSRLGLEPTTIARIVGSSMLTNWLGYFLLAGTAFLFWPLKLPDTWHLGMAALRAVGGVLMLIALAYLLLCAFSKRREWTIRDHEIALPALPVALVQLAMSCANWAVMGATMYVLLLGKVSFPMALGVLLIGAVAGLLSRVPAGLGVLEAVFIAVLSPPLGNSVLIAAVLCYRAMYYWAPLAIAGALYLLMELNAKKLAASKQAA